A single genomic interval of Agarivorans aestuarii harbors:
- a CDS encoding ABC transporter ATP-binding protein, translating to MHSDARSAAFTWATIRQQIFHYKKPLVYAHLIAIMATLVSVPIPLMMPLLVDEVLLEKPGKAIEVLQQVLPEAWHSATAYILSILAVVVCLRLSSLVIGVLQARQFTFIGKQISFLIRQRLVEHLPKVELREYETQGSGGISARCITDVETLDKFISESLSKFLVALLTIIGTAIILLWIDWQLGLIILLLNPAVIYFSRSFGSHVKELKKKENAAFEAFQLALIETLDSIQQLRATQRESHYFSRVISAAGELKDHAIASHWKTDAVNRLSFTIFLVGFEVFRAIAMLMVVFSDLTVGQIFAVFGYLWFMMGPVQEILSIQYSYFSANAALARLNQLFELKQEPHYPCEVDPFAKQQNFDIEFKNVNFSYSAESPVLKDISLTLPAGKKVAVVSVSGGGKSTLVNLLLGLYQKDSGQILLDKAPIEKVGYSTIRSNISTVLQQPILFNTSVRENLNMGRQHSDEELWQALAIAELQTTVEKLPDTLDTLVGRSGVRLSGGQKQRLAIARMILAKPQVVVLDEATSALDTDTEAKLHRNLQGFLDQRTTLIIAHRLSAIKQADLIYVLDDGAISQVGEHQQLIEQTGLYKTLYQHQS from the coding sequence ATGCATTCAGACGCCCGCTCGGCTGCCTTTACTTGGGCAACGATTCGCCAACAAATTTTCCACTACAAAAAGCCTTTAGTATACGCACACTTAATTGCCATTATGGCAACGCTAGTCAGTGTGCCTATTCCGCTAATGATGCCCCTACTGGTTGACGAAGTGCTACTGGAAAAACCGGGCAAAGCCATCGAAGTATTACAACAAGTGCTGCCAGAGGCTTGGCATAGCGCCACGGCTTATATCCTGTCGATTCTTGCTGTGGTTGTTTGCTTGCGCTTATCATCCTTAGTGATCGGCGTGCTACAAGCCAGACAGTTTACCTTTATCGGCAAGCAAATTAGCTTTTTGATTCGCCAGCGCTTGGTCGAACACCTACCCAAGGTTGAGCTACGCGAATATGAAACCCAAGGCTCTGGTGGGATTAGCGCCCGTTGTATCACCGACGTAGAAACCCTAGATAAGTTTATTAGTGAAAGCCTTTCTAAGTTTTTAGTCGCTCTACTTACCATTATTGGCACTGCAATTATTTTGTTGTGGATTGATTGGCAGCTAGGATTAATTATTCTGCTACTAAACCCTGCTGTTATCTACTTTTCTCGCTCTTTTGGTAGCCATGTAAAAGAGCTAAAGAAAAAAGAAAATGCCGCCTTTGAAGCCTTTCAACTTGCCTTAATTGAAACCTTAGACAGTATTCAGCAGCTACGCGCAACCCAACGTGAAAGTCATTACTTTTCGCGAGTGATTAGTGCAGCTGGTGAGTTAAAAGATCACGCAATCGCCTCGCATTGGAAAACTGATGCGGTTAATCGCCTCAGCTTTACCATCTTTCTCGTTGGCTTTGAGGTCTTTCGCGCAATAGCCATGTTAATGGTAGTTTTTTCCGATTTAACCGTAGGGCAAATCTTCGCGGTATTTGGTTACTTATGGTTCATGATGGGGCCAGTACAAGAAATATTAAGCATTCAATACAGCTACTTCAGTGCCAATGCAGCGTTGGCCCGCCTAAACCAACTGTTTGAACTAAAACAAGAGCCGCACTACCCTTGCGAAGTTGATCCCTTTGCTAAACAGCAAAACTTTGATATTGAATTCAAGAACGTCAACTTTAGCTACTCAGCAGAATCTCCAGTACTAAAAGACATTAGCCTAACCCTGCCAGCAGGTAAAAAAGTTGCGGTAGTGTCGGTCAGCGGCGGAGGTAAATCTACCTTAGTTAATCTGCTGCTGGGGCTTTACCAAAAAGACAGTGGGCAAATACTGCTAGACAAAGCGCCCATAGAAAAAGTCGGTTACTCCACCATCCGCAGCAATATCTCCACGGTTTTGCAGCAACCTATTTTGTTTAATACCTCGGTGCGAGAAAACCTCAACATGGGGCGCCAACACAGTGATGAAGAGCTGTGGCAAGCCTTGGCTATTGCCGAGCTACAAACAACCGTGGAAAAACTGCCCGATACCTTAGACACGCTAGTGGGTAGAAGTGGCGTAAGACTCTCGGGAGGGCAAAAACAGCGCCTCGCGATAGCAAGAATGATCTTAGCTAAACCTCAAGTGGTGGTGTTAGATGAAGCAACCTCAGCCTTAGATACAGACACAGAGGCGAAACTGCACCGCAACCTGCAAGGCTTTTTAGACCAGCGAACCACCCTAATTATTGCTCATCGTTTAAGTGCTATTAAACAAGCAGATCTGATTTACGTATTAGATGATGGCGCCATTAGCCAAGTAGGTGAGCATCAGCAACTAATTGAACAAACAGGTCTTTACAAAACCTTATACCAGCATCAGAGCTAG
- a CDS encoding DEAD/DEAH box helicase, with the protein MQFSELGLDPRLNKTIEHLGFSETTEIQARAIPAAMIGKDLLASSKTGSGKTLAYLLPAMQRMLKTRALSKRDARTLILTPTRELAKQVFAQLRLLIANTQTRACLITGGENFNDQSKLLRKDPQVVVATPGRLADHLSKRHLFLDGLELLILDEADRMLDLGFAEQLNYVNKAANHRKRQTLMFSATLDDAAINSFALELLNEPERIAVGFSFTQHQDISQQFLLSDHLDHKQAQLAEILKQDSVKQAIVFTATRADTQRLADAFSEQGISCSALNADLNQGARNKIMDEFSRGHQKVLFTTDLASRGLDIVQVSHVINFDMPKHVEEYVHRIGRTGRAGNLGQAYSLVGPKDWYSFKSLEALLEQKVEFVSLEGLAAKFKGLRAKNTKPSFSKNSHKPQSKAKAKASKPKVKANKTFAAGTEMGDAPIIRQKKAQKASDIDTSDE; encoded by the coding sequence TTGCAGTTTTCTGAACTGGGCTTAGATCCCCGCCTAAATAAAACCATTGAGCACCTTGGCTTTAGTGAAACCACCGAGATCCAAGCTCGGGCAATTCCCGCAGCAATGATAGGCAAAGATCTACTGGCATCCTCTAAAACAGGTTCAGGTAAAACCTTAGCGTACTTACTGCCAGCCATGCAGCGTATGCTAAAAACGCGAGCTCTCTCTAAGCGCGATGCACGCACGCTAATTTTAACGCCCACCCGCGAGCTTGCTAAGCAAGTATTTGCTCAGCTTCGTTTGCTAATTGCCAATACGCAAACCCGCGCTTGCCTTATCACCGGCGGAGAAAACTTTAACGATCAAAGTAAGTTGCTACGTAAAGATCCTCAGGTTGTTGTAGCAACGCCAGGCCGCTTGGCCGATCATTTAAGTAAGCGTCACTTATTTTTAGATGGTCTTGAGCTACTGATTCTCGACGAAGCCGACCGTATGCTCGATCTGGGTTTTGCTGAACAGCTTAATTATGTAAACAAAGCCGCTAATCATCGTAAGCGCCAAACCTTAATGTTTTCAGCCACCTTAGATGATGCCGCCATTAACTCCTTTGCCCTTGAGTTACTCAATGAGCCAGAGCGCATTGCAGTAGGTTTTAGCTTTACCCAGCACCAAGATATTAGTCAGCAATTTTTATTAAGTGATCACCTCGACCACAAACAAGCGCAACTTGCTGAAATACTCAAACAAGATTCGGTCAAACAGGCCATTGTGTTTACTGCAACACGTGCCGACACCCAGCGCCTAGCCGATGCTTTTAGCGAGCAAGGTATCAGTTGCTCAGCATTAAATGCAGATTTAAACCAAGGCGCGCGCAACAAGATCATGGACGAGTTTAGCCGTGGCCATCAAAAGGTATTGTTTACCACCGACCTTGCCTCTCGTGGCCTTGATATTGTGCAAGTCTCTCACGTGATCAACTTCGACATGCCCAAACACGTCGAAGAATACGTACACCGCATTGGCCGAACCGGCCGCGCGGGTAATCTTGGACAAGCCTACTCATTAGTAGGGCCAAAAGATTGGTATAGTTTTAAAAGCTTAGAAGCGCTGCTCGAGCAAAAGGTTGAATTTGTCAGCCTAGAGGGCTTAGCCGCCAAATTTAAAGGCTTACGCGCTAAAAATACCAAACCGAGCTTTAGTAAAAATAGCCATAAACCCCAAAGCAAAGCAAAAGCCAAAGCTAGCAAGCCTAAGGTGAAAGCTAATAAAACTTTTGCAGCTGGTACCGAGATGGGTGACGCGCCGATTATTCGCCAGAAAAAGGCCCAAAAAGCCAGCGACATAGATACCAGCGACGAATAA
- a CDS encoding TIGR02444 family protein has protein sequence MISKSCLVPEMQTIADSFWHYSEQVYSRPEVKKLCLWLQEQHTRNVNLLLWLSFCQQQRWTVNLELLLSQINSSEQKITEFRRHRKKMKPHLSETQYQLLLKHELKLERRQQQLLVLSQQRHPGRQTADAALTNYLNQAEASGQYLATMHLAILESKSQPCID, from the coding sequence GTGATTTCAAAATCTTGTTTGGTGCCAGAAATGCAAACTATTGCCGATAGTTTTTGGCATTACTCGGAGCAGGTTTATTCAAGACCTGAAGTGAAGAAACTGTGTTTATGGCTGCAAGAGCAACACACCCGTAACGTAAACCTGCTGCTTTGGTTGAGCTTTTGCCAACAGCAACGCTGGACAGTTAATTTAGAGCTATTGCTCAGCCAAATTAATAGTAGCGAACAGAAAATTACTGAGTTCCGCCGCCATCGGAAAAAGATGAAGCCCCACCTTAGTGAAACTCAATACCAGCTATTACTCAAACACGAATTAAAGCTTGAACGCCGCCAACAACAATTATTAGTACTCAGCCAGCAGCGCCACCCAGGGCGACAAACTGCTGACGCAGCACTGACTAACTATCTTAACCAGGCTGAAGCATCAGGCCAGTACTTAGCCACAATGCACTTAGCCATCCTCGAAAGTAAATCGCAGCCTTGCATTGACTAA
- a CDS encoding HD domain-containing phosphohydrolase: MAGISERAAGSRRRFSFHIHLVSVMVLMLITSGLVIGTLNYFHTSDIVAENQARALEQVGRATVSELEGVMFPAQNFVHSLAAMNLDMSQLNNSQRSWLPMLYSSLSQQRGLSAVYMGYDNGDFYLVRPLDTLEKRQMVSAPIGSVVLVTKIVNGQSSNLFYDNELMPIRDEIERNYQLDPRERPWYKLAVNSLGIVATDPYIFYTTKEVGVTFAHANKQRNMVVGADLTLASVSESLNKNKLSESSLLVMFNSEYSVLAHQQASWIAENLQVTEENVILPRLDKQDLGVLSQFSEHSGAADGGSFIINGEHEDWIGQIIELTLEVNVDKESVKIDKLFLGLASPEDEILMDARAARDQSVIFSIFIVLVSIPIAWYVSRLVAKPLRELMNQNEAIMAFDFDATKQVNSVVLEVHQLSRITEQLKKTIKQFSDVSTMLGEEDNFGRLLDKCVQEMQTILDMEQGAIWLKNDQLFELQTQAPEGLELPQTFTYADTLTQSLVKHLLDATTSSTTKFTRLEYQGRPLNLVVSPLINRENKLVGMIASFSHHQANVSPRVLSFIDALSSVVTIAIENRHLIESQKNLLEAFIKLTAGAIDAKSPYTGGHCQRVPELTKMLANAAVEQQQGVFAEFTMSDAQWEELYIASWLHDCGKVTTPEYVVDKATKLETIYDRIHEVRMRFEVLKRDAQLGYWQQVASGVTDEQQQVLQEQLNQQLASLDEEFAFVAKSNIGGEFMGAEDIERLQQIAQRTWLRTIDDSLGLSHMELDRRTSQSVHLPVSEKLLDDKPEHIIHRREDEKIDIDNPWGFKLKVPEHKYNRGELYNLSIARGTLSEEERYKINDHIVQTIIMLEKLPFPHHLRRVPEIAGGHHEKMDGTGYPKQLTKEQMPTTARMMAVADIFEALTAVDRPYKKGKSLSQSLKIMRFMCDDKHIDADIFRLFLHSGIYLEYAKTFLKPEQIDQVDINDYLPDQA, encoded by the coding sequence ATGGCTGGTATTTCCGAAAGGGCTGCAGGTTCAAGGCGGCGATTTTCGTTTCATATTCATCTAGTTAGTGTGATGGTTTTAATGCTGATTACCAGTGGCTTAGTGATCGGCACACTTAACTATTTTCATACTAGCGATATTGTGGCCGAAAACCAGGCCAGAGCTTTGGAGCAAGTTGGCCGTGCCACGGTATCTGAACTTGAAGGTGTGATGTTCCCTGCGCAAAACTTCGTGCATAGCTTGGCGGCAATGAATTTAGACATGTCGCAGCTTAACAACAGCCAACGTAGTTGGTTACCTATGTTGTATTCAAGTTTAAGCCAACAGCGCGGTTTGTCGGCGGTTTACATGGGCTATGACAATGGCGATTTTTATTTAGTTCGCCCTCTAGATACTTTGGAAAAACGCCAGATGGTCAGTGCGCCTATCGGCTCAGTGGTATTGGTCACTAAAATAGTCAACGGTCAGTCGAGTAATCTATTTTACGATAACGAATTAATGCCAATTCGTGATGAAATTGAACGTAATTATCAGTTAGACCCTCGTGAACGTCCTTGGTATAAACTCGCAGTAAACAGTCTCGGCATTGTTGCTACCGATCCTTATATTTTTTACACCACCAAAGAAGTAGGGGTGACTTTTGCTCATGCCAACAAGCAACGCAACATGGTGGTGGGCGCCGATCTTACTTTAGCCAGTGTTTCTGAAAGTTTAAATAAAAACAAACTCAGTGAGTCATCGTTATTGGTGATGTTTAACAGTGAATACTCGGTGTTAGCGCACCAGCAAGCCTCGTGGATTGCTGAGAATCTTCAGGTTACCGAAGAAAACGTAATTTTACCGCGCTTAGATAAACAAGATTTAGGCGTTCTTTCTCAATTTTCTGAACATTCTGGCGCAGCCGATGGCGGCAGCTTTATTATTAATGGTGAGCATGAGGATTGGATTGGTCAAATTATTGAGCTCACTTTAGAGGTTAATGTCGATAAGGAAAGTGTAAAAATTGATAAGCTGTTCTTGGGGCTGGCTTCACCTGAAGATGAAATCTTAATGGATGCGCGAGCGGCGCGTGACCAATCGGTTATTTTTAGTATTTTCATTGTGTTGGTTTCAATACCTATTGCTTGGTATGTGTCTCGCTTGGTCGCCAAACCTTTGCGTGAATTAATGAATCAAAATGAGGCAATAATGGCCTTCGATTTTGATGCCACTAAGCAAGTTAATTCAGTGGTATTAGAGGTGCATCAATTAAGTCGCATTACTGAGCAGCTTAAAAAAACTATCAAACAGTTTTCAGATGTGTCGACCATGTTGGGTGAAGAAGATAACTTTGGTCGCTTGCTCGATAAATGTGTGCAAGAAATGCAAACCATATTGGATATGGAGCAAGGTGCAATTTGGTTGAAGAACGATCAATTGTTTGAGTTGCAAACTCAAGCTCCAGAGGGCTTGGAGCTACCGCAAACCTTTACTTATGCTGATACATTAACTCAGTCACTGGTGAAGCACTTGCTCGACGCAACTACTAGCTCTACAACTAAGTTTACTCGTTTAGAGTATCAAGGCCGACCCCTTAATTTAGTGGTATCCCCACTGATTAACCGGGAAAACAAATTAGTAGGTATGATTGCCTCTTTTAGCCACCATCAAGCTAATGTGTCGCCAAGAGTATTGTCGTTTATCGACGCCCTAAGTAGCGTAGTAACGATTGCTATAGAAAATCGCCATTTAATTGAATCGCAGAAGAATTTGCTGGAAGCCTTTATAAAACTAACGGCTGGTGCGATTGATGCTAAATCCCCCTATACCGGCGGGCATTGCCAGCGGGTTCCAGAGCTAACTAAGATGCTGGCCAATGCAGCTGTAGAGCAACAACAGGGGGTATTTGCTGAATTCACAATGAGTGACGCGCAATGGGAAGAGCTATACATTGCCAGTTGGTTACATGATTGCGGTAAAGTTACCACGCCAGAGTACGTGGTGGATAAAGCCACTAAGCTGGAAACTATTTACGACCGAATCCATGAAGTTCGGATGCGCTTTGAAGTACTTAAACGAGATGCTCAGCTTGGCTATTGGCAGCAAGTGGCCAGCGGTGTAACAGACGAGCAGCAACAAGTTTTACAAGAGCAATTAAACCAGCAACTAGCGAGCTTGGATGAAGAGTTTGCCTTTGTGGCGAAATCTAATATCGGTGGTGAGTTTATGGGCGCTGAAGATATTGAGCGCTTACAACAAATAGCTCAACGAACTTGGCTACGCACCATTGACGATAGCTTAGGTTTATCACACATGGAGCTTGACCGCCGTACCTCGCAAAGCGTGCATTTACCAGTAAGCGAAAAACTATTGGATGATAAACCCGAGCATATTATTCATCGTCGCGAAGATGAGAAGATTGATATCGACAACCCTTGGGGCTTTAAGCTTAAAGTTCCCGAGCATAAATACAATCGTGGTGAACTTTATAACTTAAGTATTGCGCGCGGAACTTTAAGTGAAGAAGAGCGCTACAAGATTAACGACCATATTGTGCAAACCATTATTATGTTGGAAAAGTTACCCTTCCCGCATCACTTAAGAAGAGTGCCGGAAATAGCAGGTGGTCACCATGAAAAAATGGATGGTACTGGCTACCCGAAACAGCTTACCAAAGAGCAAATGCCTACCACTGCTCGAATGATGGCGGTGGCAGATATTTTTGAAGCCTTAACGGCAGTGGATAGGCCTTATAAAAAAGGGAAGAGCTTGAGCCAGTCACTGAAAATTATGCGCTTTATGTGTGACGACAAACATATAGATGCCGATATATTTAGGCTGTTTTTACACTCAGGGATTTATCTCGAGTACGCTAAAACGTTCTTAAAACCGGAGCAAATAGACCAAGTAGATATAAACGACTATTTGCCCGATCAAGCTTAA